TGGTGAAAGCTATGGAGGCAAACGGAGACCGTTTACACAAGTACGATCATGAAATCGCCGACGTGGAGCCTGGAATTGATGGCACCACAACTCAGGAACGTCAAGATGGATCAGAAAATATTGAAGCGGTTGAACAAGATCAAGTGAGTAGACTGTTCTTTGTCCATAATGAGTgataatctcgtacccagatctcactctgtcactggaaatgtgacacatttccagtgacagagtgagatctgggtatgAGATTAAATGAGTGATTCTAGGTCGCGTTGTGTGCGATAAACCATTTTGGGTTTAGTGTTCGTTTTGTTCTTCTGGCGAAAACAGTTTATGGTTTGTTCTCATTAAAAATGTTCTTGAAGTCCGGGAAGCAGTGATTTTCTAAACGAAAGATCGTTGCAGATTAGTTCGTAActtaaggccctagcaaacagcttcaacatttgcttcaacattcattcgattttgttgaatgctGTTGAAAGGTGGGATGAGCAAACGGTTTctacatttcattcaacaaaacttagcgagtggcctggtaattagttcaggccccagctcttttcacgcctgagacatgcaagggcgccattttgaaatgacaatggctcgcgcgtatgtttacaacaaagttcgctcgttattagctgtttttgaagctttcgaagttttgaatcatgaggataaaaaaacgtggcaaaggaaagacaaggcaatggatcagaagaagggctatttcaacaacatcgtgAAGGAACGAAGACACGATCGAAGACACGGCGGAATATATAAAGGCATGATGCGAATGAGTCATGCCGTTATTCAACGAATACTGAGCTACATCGAACAGGATGTTACTCGTAGACAAGTCCTTggtgggaataaagttatttctccgaaagaaagattagccCTGACCATAAgccacacacaaaattgtcttgctttgcTACTGTCTTTGCATCCATGGTGACCATGGTTACGTCTTCTTAATTGAGCATGCGGTtgctcaacaatgttgaaagagcggggcaaatgacttcaacttcgcttcaacattccgaacattttagagaacaaacgaaatgttgaatggatgttgaagcaaagtttaaaggcttttaagctctttcaacatcgattcaacatcctttcaacacgtttcaacaatgttgaaagggggtggcaaacgctttcaacattgccattcaacaaaatcgaaaggatgttgaagcaaatgttgaagccgtttgctagggcctttaaTTGCTTTGAACACGGAGTTCCAGTAGGCCACTCCTTTTTGTTTGGctgttcaattttttcaacCAGCTTCTTTCTTGGTTCAAATGGTTGAAAGACTTTACGAAATGGTCGGGCGGGGCTGCTCTTGTTGAAGAAGTCTGGTAAAGACGTGTCCGTGTATGCCACTGCAAACGATTGAATTGAAACAGGCGATCCGAAAATTCATGTCGAAGCTCGACATGATCGTATTTCTCTCTTCATGCaagcaaaatatttatatGTCTTACCAAAACTAATCGTGGGAATCCCGGTTAGCCTTTGATAATATGAAGTTAAGCGGAACCGAACGTCGGGAAAGGACGAAGAAATCATGCGTAAAATCGGGACAGGCACAGGCACAAGTAAGTTCGTTTGTAAGGTCGGAGCTCGGATGAACGTCACGCAAAACACGTCCACATCAGGCACATGCCTCAAAATTACAAACAGTTCGTTTcgtttctctctttttctgcTTCTTAGAATTCTGAATTTTCTAGTGATGACGAGGATTCGTTGTTTCTTCACCTTTTGGTCGACAGCAACGACCTAAGCTTGAGTGAAAAGGTAAGATTTATggtgaagcaatgcattccAAATAATTCGACTTGACGCTTCGCATGTTACAATAcacatttttaaaagtttcaCAGTCAGCAGAAAGTCTAGATTTTTGAGAATATCCGAATATCTTTTACCTCGTTCTTAAGCTCGAGGAAGATGGCCCAAGGAATGAGTGTAATATCTCACGGAGCTTGACAGGTGTTCAATTATCATACATTCCTCTGCGCCATATTTGTGACAGAAAATCAAAGATCGCTCATTAGCTTCTTTTCAGTTGTTGGTCTATtagcaataaaaaatttcgcttttgCATCTCTTTGTGTCCATAGAGATTGGTTGAAAACCCTATTTACAATAATGGGTACAATCCCTTTTCCATATTTCAAATCGGCAAGAAAAATACATCTGTAACGCGAGACGAAAGGAGTCACTATCTcctttttatttcgttttaggATTAATTCAAGAAGCGCGGAGGAATACTCTTTTTCGGTTTGAAACAATATACAACGTTATTTCTGTCTTTGTGGtcacatgaaaaattaaatatgtttCCTTTTCCTCAAACCCTTGGTCTTTTGTTGTAAATGATGTGACAATTCCCGTACTTTCATGGCATTaactgaagtgaaaaaaatgcaGCGTTCAGCACGTGCATAGTAATGCACGAGCATAGTGATTAGCACGTGCAAATCCGCACGTGCACCATGTTTTGCCGTCATTCTCGTTGACCATTAATTCCTGTTTTTTCTGCACTCGGTAAATTCCGTAAACAGGTACGCTAGAAACATGCCGTTTGGTATCCGTTCTTGTCTGTTATTTCACAAAAAATATGGATTACCGGTTGGGTTTGGAAATGTTCTGCATTGAATGCCCAAGTGTAGATGGAAGCATTCTTTCGTCAACAAGGTTAGAAATTCTCAATTATTTAAGTTTCTGTTAAGCcaaatgatatttttaaaaactttGAGCGCCTCTCTAGGTTTGAAAAAGATTCAAAATGAACCGTGGTGGGGATTTTGACTCGGACTTTTGCAGCttatactgaaaaaaaaaaaaaaacatgcttgtttgtttttgttgttgattaatttcaaaacaatccTCAGAGGAAAATGTCATTGAAAATGTTCCGAGAAGAATCTGTTCTACGTAAATAGTTACTGAAAACGTGACAAATTTATTCTTTTAATAGTTTCTTTTagtgcaaaattttcaatcttttcctttcaaacGAATGCTTGTTTTGTCCAGAATGTTCGCTTACCGTTGTTCTGCATTCTCGTGCAGAAGCCGTCACGGTTTATGTAAATTACTCTGAACATACCGACCAATGATATTCGTAATTTGAATTAAGGATTTATTTACCATGCGATGATTCCACTCACAGTTTTTCGTGACTTTTGAAAGTAACCAACCTCATCTATTTTTAGAAACTTAAAATGTTTGTAGTTTTTCCTATAAAAGAATCAAGAAGCACGTATAAccattttgataatttttgaTTATGTAAACATGAAAGACGTCGAACTAGACATTACCTCAAGCCCTAGTCGTTGCCATTAATTTATCAAAACAGTCTGGtaaattgttgattttttttaatgtgggTAATAAATACGTATACTTGGTAATGTACAGATGAAGCTACATAAAATATTCGAGTAGGTAAATGTTTTAGGCGACGAGACAACAACAGGAAATCGCAACATCAGCCTCCTCTTCAAATCGAGTCCAAAGGCGAGTTTATCTCGAGCTAGTGTGATTACATACATTGCTAGCTTAACCTTTGAACTCGCTTGAATTTTCAGCTTTGAAAATGAAGGAATTTCGTTCGATTTCAACAGCCAAGGACAAACAGTCGTCCTCTAGTGTATTCTAGTACAGTCGAAATTCAGTTGACAATGTGCTTTTGACTGAAGTCTAAACGTGGTGTAAACTTATCAGGTAGCAACTAGTCGAAAACTTGTGTTTTTGcacgaaccaatcagagacaatgtggttttttttgttctatCAGAAGAAAACCGAATTGTCTGCAATTGCAAGCTTTCCCCCTGCTTCATTTTGAAGGCCGGCGTGCATAGCCTACCTatcaaagaaaagcaaatttttaactttataACATCGTTGGCATTACAGCTAACTTACTTTCGTTTAAAGGAGTATCTTATTTTAATACATTCTATGGTATAATGTGAAAATACTATGTAGAAGTTCAACAGAGTTCATGTTTCGGTCATGTTTTCAACTCAAATTGTATTTCATATTGGTAACTAAAGGCGAATAATAAACCTAAACGATTTCTGCGACTTAGCGCCGTAATTTTGGAAGGTTCCTATATATATCACATGTTCCCGTGAATGTGATCACGTTGCTGTCACATGTCTATCCAGGATTCACTCAGgttgactgattgattgattgacagCATCTCACCAACGAACCACGTGTCTCTTTGAACTGGGTTTCGTTGCAAAGTGTTACATGGCTTTTACGAAAAATGGTGATCCTTTCCATTTTATTCCTGTGTTTCTGTACAACACATCTACCATGCTCGTGCCTTCTGTCGGTATATTGGTCCTGTCTTTCAAATAGTACAGGTTagtgtctttgttttcatacCAGAATCGATCGCCGTCACGCAACACCCGATATTGAAGAGCGATGATGCGGGCAAAAGTTTCCCCTACACACCCTCCCTCGACGTGCTCCTCTGCTAGTCCCCCGATCCATAAATCAATATCGTCTACGCTGGAGTACACCTTTTGTAGTTTCTCTTGCAAGGACTTGTCAGGGATTATATCTGCAAACGAAGCACGCTTTGGTAACCCGACGCCTTCTCGAACTGTGTTGTAGTCAGGCAGGCCGTGATCTCGGCCCCTCTGTATATTAAGAGCCACCAGATCAAGGCCCATTGTATTGGttccaaaaagaaagttgCGCACGGAATCCGAAAACTTGAGATCAACTTTCTGAGCCCTCTGCACCATCATTCCTCGGATCAGCGGTTCGATGCCACCCTCGTGGAGCACGCGTCCTGGGTTGAAGTAAGCGTCGCGTAGAGATAAATGACCGCTGCCAATCATTGTCCAATTCTCGTCCAATCGTGGCATTACGTTACCAATTTGACTGTGACCAAATCTAAAAGCTGCGGTACCAAACTCGTTGAATATGCCGACATGGATTGACGAGTTATAACCTTTGTACTCTCCAAGGTTCTTGTACTCTTGAAGCCCGATGACCGTTGGAAGGAACTCCGTCCAGACAATCTTTTGCCATTTTGCGCGGGCCAAAGTGCGGGCATGATTGAACAGGGTTTCATCGTCCATATTCTCGTATCCAGGCCGCTGGAGAAGCTCGTCGCAGATTTTATTGTGTTCACGTGACCACAGCGTGTGTAAAGCGATGAGGCCTGGCTGCACGTTCACTCGATTGTCACCAGACACGAGCATTTTGTCACGTGGTCCATTCAACAAGTTGAGATTGGTGAGTTCGTTTTTGTTGAAGTCAAGGACATCGGAAGTTTGATGTTTCAGCTTACCGTCCTTCATTGTACGCAATGCCAGAGCTCTGCCTTCATCACTGCCATACACCAGAGAAAGATCGACAAAAGCTGTGACCTTGTTCAcctaaagagaaaaattatgtGTTCCTGTTAAAGTGTAAGCTGAATTTCAGCCGCCTCCTACGCTAGCTGAGTCACTCGCGGAGTAAAGAGCAGATTATGACAGAACATTACCTGTTCTCTTGGTCTGCCATGGAGTTTACCACTGGTTTGTATTGTCGCAGATCGTCTGAATCGCATTATCTCCTTGCCTGAGCCGTGCGGGTCAAACCACGGGTCGCCCTCGGGAATGGGAATCCCTAAGTTATCGGTGGTCAGGAAATTTGCATACGGTGTAGCAAAGTCGGTATCGTGAGCCAACATCTGTCCAAAATGCATGTGGAAGTCATTCAAACCGGGCTCACTGAAGACTTCAGTCCGCTGGTCACAGACAACGTTAGAAATAAGTCGTGGGCTAGCTCTGTCGGGGCCTGCGGGCGCATCAAAGCCATCATCGTAAGCTGGACGGAGCAGGCGCAGTAGTGGCATGAATGGTTTTCCCCACTCAGGGTGGGTGGGATTGTTGAAGACTCCATCCAAACGAGGGAACTTTTCTGCTAATTGCTCCGAAGACGGAACTGGTTTATCCACTTTAGTGACCTGAAAGTTTTGATGTGGTGAAACTTTTATTAAAACTGCAAACAAGCATCTGCAACGATCATGGGAAGGTGAATGGAGCTTACATAGTACAGGGAAGCTGTATAAATTTGCAGAAAGAAACTGGTAAATTTAAACTTTTATTCCTGTTTGCTTGCTTGTATCTTTAACAATGGAACTGTTTTTGTACGGCGTCTTAACCTGTGCTTATTTCCAGTCTCGTTTGGCAATGATAGTTTTTGTCCCAAAAGCCAACTCTGAGGAGTCAGGGTTTATGCTCGTTATTGtgtatttgctttttttaccTCATTATATTAATCATGTGAAACCAGTTTTACGAATGGTAGTAAAACCTGCTGGACAGAATTTACTTATGCCCGTATTGCAGTCCTATTTTTTCCCTCACCTTCACGTTGACTGTAGCTATAGCGGTGCTTATGCCGTCGCCCACAGCATAATTAAAGCTATCTTCTCCAGCAAAATCTGCGTCAGGATAATACGTCACGTGTTTGGGTCCCACCACCACTTGCCCATGCGCTGGTGCGCGGGCAATCTCCTTCACTAGTAGCCGAGTGCAGCTTGGTGCTGACTCACTCGGACTCTTCGTATCTTCGATGGCATTGCGATGCCCCCAGATATCCCGAACAGTGATCGACGAACGACGAGGAACGTTATAAACAATACGagtgttgtttgtgactggCCAGTAGATGCGGATTCGGAAGGTATCTTCGGTTTCCGAACCCAACCCGAAGTGTGCAACAAATTCGCCCTGAGCTGCAAATCCGGATGCAGTTCGGATTTCGCGCATGACCTCTCTCTTCAGCTTCGGTGAATACAGATAAACCATCGCGCCGATGCTTTCTCTATCAACACTGGCCTCAAGAACAGTGACTCGAATGTAATCTTTCTTGTTATTTCCATCATTGCGATATAAGACCGGACGGTTTGCACTGTTTGAGATGAATACGTCCAAGTCACCGTCTTCTTCGTAGTCAAAAACAAGAAGACCTCGGCCGTCAAAAACATCAGTCACGCCTCGATTAAAACCTGTTTCCATAAAACGAGCAGACCCGTCGTCGTCTTCGAAGAACATGTTGTCATAGAGACGCGTCGGAGTGTGGTGGAGGAAGTCTGTGTCAGTTACATCTGGGTCATCAAAACCATTTGTGTGAATCAGGTCCAGGTCACCATCGTTGTCGTAGTCAAAGAAGGCCGCGCCCCAGGCCCAGTTTCCGTAGCGAACCCCGACCTCGTCTGTGCGATCGGAAAACTTGCGACCACCTTCGTTCCTGCGAAAACGATACGATTGatttgttaaccctttcatgtccaaggggttccccattgacgagtaaaatcgtctggcgttagacagagtaaaatctataagtgtcatgagtgcacCTATGGACCTGAAAGGGTTAATGCTTAGATACCCACCGGCGTGTGAATGCCTTAAAGCAATTTTAGCAAATTGCAAACCTGACCTAGTTTCAGTGTAAGGGAAAAGGCTACCGAATCGACTGCTTTCGTTTGATTCAAAGAAATTACTAGTCTGTGAAACCAGTTTTCAAACTATCTTATCTGTTTCCTAATTGTAGTATTGACCGATCGTTgacaaattgttttaaattcatcAGAATAACCAGTCGCAGTGGCGAGGAGTCAATATGTCGCGATCTACATCATAAGAGACCACACCAGGAGACGATTATTATATTACTTTGCCACGGTGAACGACAAcaatcattttcttcattttctgaATAGTGCGCCATTCCCATTTTTATAAGTTTTAAAGCTATAAATCTCATTCATAACCCGTTATAACAGGTTTTATTTCAGTGTATTGAAAACGAAACG
The DNA window shown above is from Acropora palmata chromosome 7, jaAcrPala1.3, whole genome shotgun sequence and carries:
- the LOC141885609 gene encoding uncharacterized protein LOC141885609, with protein sequence MRLLFVAILFAGAATNALDDSFSITTEEDEPVTFDFLKYNHASVKLAPKIVIVKQPKHGAFATAPDGSLNVQNEMCDAYATYIPNKDFSGEDVFVYSYLYENLTTTSDGALQARIIVRPKPDTIVAKSDEVTMTTEDGRIHIPVLQNDYSKDRSAVCITKDEKRYSEEKQGKFEDIAERLGMTAIMQKPPKAPDCLFDQFDPNLKIWIPGSFCIVEISAGGAAAADYDGDGLIDIYYARMDGPDQLWRNLGNGTYQDYTAEANLSSTAFHRSSAAAWLDIDNDGDLDLYIGTMAESRFYLYINDGMGHYSEDAEERGLALHPQIPPFKTSTMTIAFGDYDKDGWLDIYTTEWLPHLDLSFDYNNHSHSNAKLLRNLGAEGKPGYFEDATERAGLAKTKEPSVDADKFGGVDVRYYGVMNTGLLKDIIPGSFKLAALFTDLDGDGYQDLVLNGDFRTSDVYWNNGDGTFTRGTKESNLGTDENGMGSTVADYDMDGRQDWFVGSIHMSKTQMEPFREVYLGGGIIFGHTGNRLFRNEGGRKFSDRTDEVGVRYGNWAWGAAFFDYDNDGDLDLIHTNGFDDPDVTDTDFLHHTPTRLYDNMFFEDDDGSARFMETGFNRGVTDVFDGRGLLVFDYEEDGDLDVFISNSANRPVLYRNDGNNKKDYIRVTVLEASVDRESIGAMVYLYSPKLKREVMREIRTASGFAAQGEFVAHFGLGSETEDTFRIRIYWPVTNNTRIVYNVPRRSSITVRDIWGHRNAIEDTKSPSESAPSCTRLLVKEIARAPAHGQVVVGPKHVTYYPDADFAGEDSFNYAVGDGISTAIATVNVKVTKVDKPVPSSEQLAEKFPRLDGVFNNPTHPEWGKPFMPLLRLLRPAYDDGFDAPAGPDRASPRLISNVVCDQRTEVFSEPGLNDFHMHFGQMLAHDTDFATPYANFLTTDNLGIPIPEGDPWFDPHGSGKEIMRFRRSATIQTSGKLHGRPREQVNKVTAFVDLSLVYGSDEGRALALRTMKDGKLKHQTSDVLDFNKNELTNLNLLNGPRDKMLVSGDNRVNVQPGLIALHTLWSREHNKICDELLQRPGYENMDDETLFNHARTLARAKWQKIVWTEFLPTVIGLQEYKNLGEYKGYNSSIHVGIFNEFGTAAFRFGHSQIGNVMPRLDENWTMIGSGHLSLRDAYFNPGRVLHEGGIEPLIRGMMVQRAQKVDLKFSDSVRNFLFGTNTMGLDLVALNIQRGRDHGLPDYNTVREGVGLPKRASFADIIPDKSLQEKLQKVYSSVDDIDLWIGGLAEEHVEGGCVGETFARIIALQYRVLRDGDRFWYENKDTNLYYLKDRTNIPTEGTSMVDVLYRNTGIKWKGSPFFVKAM